TAAAGACCTCCCTTCTTGAATTGCTACTGGGTATTTTTCTGATAGGTCTTAGTTTACTTTTTCTGATCAAAAGAGAATTGATCATTGCCCCAACCAAAGAGAATTCTATTCTTGGAGGTGCTATTTCCGGTTTCTCTGCCGGTCTGCTGGGAACAGGCGGGGCCATCAGGGGTCTTACTATGGCGGCCTTCAATATGGAGAAAAGCGTTTTTATTGCTACCTCAGCCTTCATCGATTTTATGATCGATTTTACCAGAACCCTGGTCTATTACAATAACGGTTATATCCATAACCACGACCTCAAATATGTACCCTTTTTACTCCTCATAGGAATTCTGGGAACGTACATTGGAAAAAAATACTGGTGTATATTCCACAAAGCAAGTTCAAACGATTATCGCTGATCCTTATCCTTCTTATAGGAATGATCACCTGTGCCCGACTTCTATCATAAAAATCGAATTTAACATGAAGGGTATAAATTAATTGTGCTGGAAATTGAAGAATTGAAAAGTATTCAATAAGGACAATCCCAATAAGGAAAGTGTCTTTGCTTTAAAATACGTGTTAAAATATCACGGGAACAGGAGTTTGGTCATTGAATAACTCTATTAAATGAGTACTAGTCTTAGGCGAAGAGTGAAGTTTAAACTTATTTCCCAAAGCATATTATTCCTCTGTCCGACCTTTTTTCCTATTTTAAGGAAAATTTTCCGTGCATGAATTCAGACTTGAATGTTTGTCCTGGAAGAGTATTATTTTCAATACTGCGGAAATTCTACTTTCTCCTGGTTTCTTTATTTGTATTATCAGCTTGTAAAACAGAGGAAAAGAAACCCATAACTAATGATAACGAGCCTGCGGGAATTATTGCTTTTAACACCAATCGAGACGGAAACAAGGAGATTTATCTGATGAATGCAGAGGGTAAAAACCTCAGGAATATTACTGATCATCCGGCTATGGAATACGGCCCTTCATGGTTTCCTGACGGGAATAAAATCATTGCATATTCCAACAGAGTCGGCAATCCGGAACTTTATTATTTTGACCTGAAAAAGGACACCTTTATTCGTATAACCGAGCATCCTGCCGATGATGTCCTTCCAATGGTCTCGCCCGACGGCACACAAATCGTATTTATGAGTAATCGCAATGGGGAAAGTCGGTCTGTCTACAAAATGAAATCAGACGGATCTGAAATTAAAGCGTTAACCAACAATGCAGACTATGAAGAAAGTCCCTCCTGGTCTCCGGATGGGGCTCATATTCTCTTTACCCGCCAGTTACGGGATTTAAATGATACCACCCATGCAGCGAATGGGGAGATCTTTAGAATGAAAGCTGATGGAACCGAAGTGAAAAGAATAACTAAGAAACCCGGATATGATTCAGGCGCTGTATATTCACCCAATGGCAAACATATTGCCTTTTATGGTCCAGAGGGAGATAGTTTTGATATCTTTCTGATGGATGAAAAAGGGAATAATATAAGGAATATAACCCGGGATACACTAGACTGTTATTCCCCTTCTTGGTCGCCGGACGCTAAATGGATCGCCTATACTGCAGGTACCGGGAATAATTACGATATATATATTATCAATTTGGAAAACGGAGAAAAAAGACGATTGACCAATACTAAAATTCGAAACGAGTCGCCCGCTTGGGCTCCCGTTTCGGTAAAAAATAAAGAATATCAAAAAAAGCACACATATTCGAATATGAAAAAACTCATCTCTTTCTACTTATACATCAATACGCCAGTAACCCAAAAGTCTTTTTGGTCAGACCTGGTTCTGTTTATTCCCAGGTTTATCTGCGGGATGTTATTGGCTATTGATTTCGGAGCCTCCAAATTTGGGGTGCCCTGGTCACCTCCGGCTAACGAACTGGGATTATTTGAGGTAGCATATTGGTTTCCACAAGACGTTGCCCAATTTGGAGGAATCTTCGCTGTTTTTCCTGTATTTTTCGCATGGATAGCTGCTTTCAGTGAAACCATAGGTGGCTTAATGCTGGCCATCGGTTTTAAGACCAGAATTGCCGCGTTTCTCATTGTTTGTACTATGTTGGGTGCAATTTTCCTCCAGAAATGGGGAGAAGGTGTATGGGGGATGTTACCGGCTATGGGCTTTCTCTGGGTAGGAATCTACAGTCTCATCAACGGGTCAGGGAGAATTGGACTTGACTATCTTTTATCGAATGTTTTTAAATCAAAAATCGCATAGAGAAAATAGGATGCCTGAATGGGCGAACTAATCAATATTAATTACTGCACCTTATGACTGATATACAAATTGCACAAAGCGTCAAGGAAAAACACATCAGAGAAATTGCGGAAATTTTAAATATACCGGAGAAGGATCTTGAATATTACGGGTCTAACAAAGCGAAATTGCCCTTAGATCTTATTGATGAGAAAGCCGTAGCCAAGGGAAATCTGATCCTGGTGACTGCCATAACACCTACTCCGGCAGGGGAGGGCAAGACCACAACTTCCATAGGCCTTGGGGATGCCCTGAACCTCAGGAACAAAAAGACAGTGATCGTATTACGCGAACCGAGTTTGGGTCCGGTTTTTGGCATTAAAGGAGGCGCCGCCGGAGGAGGATGGAGTCAGGTAATACCCATGGTAGATATCAATCTGCATTTTACAGGTGACTTTCACGCCATCGAGAAAGCGAATAACCTCCTCGCAGCACTTATCGATAATAACATCCAGAGTAATTCCCGTAACCTTGGAATCGATCCCCGAACTGTGATATGGAAGCGCTGTATGGATATGAATGACAGGGGCCTTCGTAACATTGTAGCCGCTCTTGGTGGTAAAGCGGGGGGAATTCCAAGAGAAACGGGCTTTAATATAACAGCGGCTTCTGAGATTATGGCTATACTCTGTTTGAGCAAAAACCTTGAAGATCTGCAGGAAAAATGCGGTAATATATACATCGGGAACACCTGGGTTGGAAAACCTGTTTACGCCAGGGACCTCAGGGCAGAAGGAGCCATGACTGTTTTGTTAAAGGATGCGATAAAGCCAAATCTCGTTCAGACCCTTGAAGGTAATCCGGCTATTATCCACGGAGGACCATTTGCCAATATTGCACAGGGGACCAATTCTATTTTGGGTACTAAAATGGGCCTTAGCCTAGGAGATTACGTAGTAACAGAGGCAGGTTTTGGCGCGGATCTTGGAGCAGAGAAATTTCTGAATATAAAATGCCGTCAGGCAGGCCTGTCCCCCAAGGCGGTTGTGCTGGTAGCGACCATCCGTGCTTTGAAATACCATGGAGGAAATCCTATCGACCAATTAACTCAGGAAGATGTAGAAGCACTTAAGGCGGGGATGCCCAACCTGGAAAGACACGTTAAAAGCCTGCAAAGCTTTGGGATTCCGGTAGTAGTCTCTGTAAATGCATTCAGTAGTGATACTGATAATGAGAAAAATGCACTTCTGGAACATTGCAAAAAACTCGGTGTGCCTGCAGCTTTGAGTTACGGCTGGGCAGAAGGGGGCAAAGGCTGTGTGGATCTTGCGGACCTTGTAGTGGAAGCAGCAGCGAGCTGCAAAACTACCTTCACGCCCACCTACAGTCTCGACGATTCCATCCGTACGAAAATGGAGAAAATATGCAGTACTATCTACGGAGCTAAGAATGTGATTCTGACCAATAAAGCCATTGCGCAGATGAAGCGCTTTGAGAAGATGGGGTATGGAGATCTTCCCGTTTGCATAGCCAAAACGCAAAAAAGCCTCAGTGATGATGAAAAGAAATTGGGCAGGCCGGAGAATTTCAACATCAATATCCGAGAGTTTGAAATCGCAACCGGAGCTGGATTTATAGTTCCCATTGCCGGGAATATTCTCCGAATGCCCGGATTGCCCGCAACCCCCTCTGCAGAATACATTTCAATTGATAAAAACGAGACCATCACTGGTCTATTCTAATCCTTATAATATGAATATTCGAAATCTAGTAGCCCTGATCTTTCTATGTGCAAGCACTTTTGTATGTGCACAAGTTGATGAAGAAGTGGAAATTACAACCGAAACGGGCACGCTTAAAGGTGCTTTAATGGTCCCTGAAGGCGAAGGCACATTTCCTGTGGTGATGATCATAGCTGGTTCGGGACCAACAGACCGCAATGGAAATAATGCAGCAATGACCAACAATTCACTCCAATTACTGGCCGAAGGTCTATATGATAACGATATAGCCAGTCTGCGTTTTGATAAAAGAGGAGTGGCGGCAAGTGTTTCTGCCATGACCGGTGAAGAAGATCTTCGGTTTGAAACCTATATTGAGGACGCCGAATCCTGGGGTGAATACTTAAAAGGAGATCCCAGATTCGATGAATTAGTGGTTATGGGGCATAGCGAGGGATCGTTGATTGGAATGATTGCAGCCAAAAGAATGGAAGCGGATAAGTTTATTTCTATCGCAGGAGTTGGAAGACCTGCCGCAGATATCCTGAGGGAACAACTAAGTGTCCAGCCTCCCGGGGTTACGGCAATGACTGATCCCATCATAGAATCCCTTGAAAGGGGAGAGACCGTAGATTCGGTAAATCCCATGCTTAATGTCCTTTTCAGACCCAGCGTACAACCTTATCTGATTTCTTGGTTTAAGTACGACCCTGCCCAGGCAATCGCGGCACTAAATGTCCCCGTCCTTATCCTTCAGGGGACCACAGACATACAGGTAAAGATAAAAGATGCCGAAATGCTGGCTAGCGCAAATCCTGATGCAGAGAAGGTCATTTTTGATGGAATGAACCACGTCCTAAAAGAGGCTCCAATAGATCGGATGGAAAATATGAAGACTTATAATGACCCTTCTCTTCCGCTTATGGTTGGGCTGGTAGAGGCTATAATTGACTTTATTGGGGAAAACTAAAAATGATGATACGGATGAATAAAATACCGTTTTATGTGCTATTTGCTCTTGTATCCATCCAAGTTTACCCTCAGGCAGATACAGTAAAACTAATGGCCGAAAGCGGGCCATTCGCGGTAGGTACTATGACTTACGAATGGACAGACGCGAGTCGTTTTGCG
This DNA window, taken from Muriicola soli, encodes the following:
- a CDS encoding sulfite exporter TauE/SafE family protein — translated: MKINTLFLFLALLAEILGTVGGFGSSVFFVPLGNFYFDFNSVLGLTAIFHLSSNLSKIFLFKKGLNRSLILYLGIPSVLFVVFGGILSNFLKTSLLELLLGIFLIGLSLLFLIKRELIIAPTKENSILGGAISGFSAGLLGTGGAIRGLTMAAFNMEKSVFIATSAFIDFMIDFTRTLVYYNNGYIHNHDLKYVPFLLLIGILGTYIGKKYWCIFHKASSNDYR
- a CDS encoding DoxX family membrane protein produces the protein MNSDLNVCPGRVLFSILRKFYFLLVSLFVLSACKTEEKKPITNDNEPAGIIAFNTNRDGNKEIYLMNAEGKNLRNITDHPAMEYGPSWFPDGNKIIAYSNRVGNPELYYFDLKKDTFIRITEHPADDVLPMVSPDGTQIVFMSNRNGESRSVYKMKSDGSEIKALTNNADYEESPSWSPDGAHILFTRQLRDLNDTTHAANGEIFRMKADGTEVKRITKKPGYDSGAVYSPNGKHIAFYGPEGDSFDIFLMDEKGNNIRNITRDTLDCYSPSWSPDAKWIAYTAGTGNNYDIYIINLENGEKRRLTNTKIRNESPAWAPVSVKNKEYQKKHTYSNMKKLISFYLYINTPVTQKSFWSDLVLFIPRFICGMLLAIDFGASKFGVPWSPPANELGLFEVAYWFPQDVAQFGGIFAVFPVFFAWIAAFSETIGGLMLAIGFKTRIAAFLIVCTMLGAIFLQKWGEGVWGMLPAMGFLWVGIYSLINGSGRIGLDYLLSNVFKSKIA
- a CDS encoding alpha/beta hydrolase, with protein sequence MNIRNLVALIFLCASTFVCAQVDEEVEITTETGTLKGALMVPEGEGTFPVVMIIAGSGPTDRNGNNAAMTNNSLQLLAEGLYDNDIASLRFDKRGVAASVSAMTGEEDLRFETYIEDAESWGEYLKGDPRFDELVVMGHSEGSLIGMIAAKRMEADKFISIAGVGRPAADILREQLSVQPPGVTAMTDPIIESLERGETVDSVNPMLNVLFRPSVQPYLISWFKYDPAQAIAALNVPVLILQGTTDIQVKIKDAEMLASANPDAEKVIFDGMNHVLKEAPIDRMENMKTYNDPSLPLMVGLVEAIIDFIGEN
- a CDS encoding formate--tetrahydrofolate ligase encodes the protein MTDIQIAQSVKEKHIREIAEILNIPEKDLEYYGSNKAKLPLDLIDEKAVAKGNLILVTAITPTPAGEGKTTTSIGLGDALNLRNKKTVIVLREPSLGPVFGIKGGAAGGGWSQVIPMVDINLHFTGDFHAIEKANNLLAALIDNNIQSNSRNLGIDPRTVIWKRCMDMNDRGLRNIVAALGGKAGGIPRETGFNITAASEIMAILCLSKNLEDLQEKCGNIYIGNTWVGKPVYARDLRAEGAMTVLLKDAIKPNLVQTLEGNPAIIHGGPFANIAQGTNSILGTKMGLSLGDYVVTEAGFGADLGAEKFLNIKCRQAGLSPKAVVLVATIRALKYHGGNPIDQLTQEDVEALKAGMPNLERHVKSLQSFGIPVVVSVNAFSSDTDNEKNALLEHCKKLGVPAALSYGWAEGGKGCVDLADLVVEAAASCKTTFTPTYSLDDSIRTKMEKICSTIYGAKNVILTNKAIAQMKRFEKMGYGDLPVCIAKTQKSLSDDEKKLGRPENFNINIREFEIATGAGFIVPIAGNILRMPGLPATPSAEYISIDKNETITGLF